The genomic window CTTGTAGTTGATTGAAAGTTTCAAGTGTCATCACAGACTGCAGCCAGCAGTGAGGTGGTCAGAAGTGTGatctgttgcacctgtaaccacacctaacagtgatgtcacagtgtactgacacaccctggaCTACACTGCTACATCAGTGCAGCAAGACAATAGTCCGTTCACACATACAATAGAAAGTAGTAATCAGTCTCTGGCCTCTTATAAATCtgtagttctgtgtgtgtgttgcgtaATTTACATACTCTGCTCGAACTTTTCTGACGTAGCTGCCGTACCAATGAACCAACAATGTTGGCGATTTCTTTTcacacattgtcatttttttaccAATCTTGGTAGCTTGTTAAATACATGTTGTAGAGAGACCACAACGATcagcttttcctcctttttgttTCAAGTTATTTCATGTAGTGGAGTAGTAAACAACTCTGTGTCTATGTTTCCACAGGAATCAAAACTAGCACGATTGGCTCACACTGCTTTAGAGgacatttgcataaagttaaCCTTTCTCAACTTTTCcctgtattttttgttattcatgGTGGCACCTGCCCCATCTCGTTAATTTACTGTTaacaaagtgaaaaattaaTGACTTGAAGTGACAAGTGGGTGTAAAACACTGTGTAAAGTTCCATTGAACAACTGTTTGGATATTTTTAACACTAAACCTGAATTTTCATGTAATGTAAAAGGTTTGTTTTGGAAAAATAGCAAAGTACAAATGGCTTTaactaaatgttttaaagatttttaaaatacatgtatatcCTGACATTCTGAGATGCATCTGAGACATGTAAATGCGGATATGGTTAATAAAACATTGATATAAATAATagacttttcattcatttaatttaattttcattccACCTGAGGGGTTTAAATCATCATGGACTCATTGCTTACTAAAGGTTTACTATATGAACGCCCactgaaatgatttaaaagagTGCAAATCATGTTAATATACCATGTGCATCTTAAATAGAGGTTTTGGTATCTTCAGAAATATGTTAATATTACATgaaatactttgttttaaaatgaactttGCAAATGTATTCTTCAATTCCACTTTAAACtaataatacaatttaaaactaaatattaTCAAGCACATGTAGAAATATACCCCAGATTAGTacattatgaataaatataccAGGATGtattgtctgtttgtctgtttaggTTGTATAACTTTCAGAAATATTCTAAAACATTGAAGGTACATTACACATGACTTATGTTCAGATTAAAAGTAAGACCAGAAGTGGAAAATCTATTTTGTGGCTCTAAAAATAATCTACTGACTTTTTGAAAATGGACTTTGTCActcttgatttgtttttcttctgtcaatcTCATGCATTTTGCAAATTTGGGGTTCAAAATTATACAATATTGATGTTCACATGTGAATCAGCTTCACATTATTCTCTGGTTTCTGTCTTTTCAGACACAGATAGTGTTCATTTTCAGCCCTCCGTTCTGTTTTACAtcacataaaaatatttctgCTCAACTCTCAAGCAAGGAGAGTCAAAATAGAGGATCCCCACAGTGCACATACGGTATTTTTGAACAAAGGTTGTTAAGAGAGGAGGCATCACAACGCGGAGACTATTGAGACGCGTCCAAGAACATTGTACCAAGAGGAAAAGGAAGTGACAAAGCAGAGAGCTGTCTCATGACTGGCTAGACCTCTGTTAGGCTGATCTAGACTGTTTCTGAGGAAACTGTCTACATCTTCAAATATCTATGTTTTAACTTccattttacacaatatatacaaataaataaattaaatggatACTGATTTATGTGACTAAACACgcttaaataaaatagaaaacatgatTCATAAAATCCAATCTCTACGTCATGGCGATTCATATTTTATTCCTAATCTAGCATAGTTTTGATCTTGTAAATACGTTAAAAGATCTCTAAAAACCTCAAAGACTGAGTGAGACGTAAAACTCTGTCGAGTGTCTTTGCAGTTTTGAACAGGAAGACCcagtttcctctctctgcccGTGCTCCTAACTTAGACTGAACATCAGGAAGCTCCGACGCTGTGAGATTCCAAGGGATAATTTAGAGCCTGGCCATAAACATCCGCTTAGTATAATCCATAGACAATCCCTATATATCTCTGACACTGTCCACTGTATAACACAAAGATCACACTTAAAGAATTAGctttcaaactttatttaaataaaaactaagaTGGAGTAGGTTTATATAACaccctttaatgttttttttttttttaaaaagccttgatcaaaatataaaaatttgtATGGCTATACAGTAATGTAGTAACAGATTTTAGTTACAACAAATATTCGTCAATTCTTATGTATTTCTCAAAAAACATTAACGTAGAATCTTATAGTATGTAAAAAATGCAGCAGAATTCTTCAGCGAGATGCCACAGTGCCAATTGTGTCCATTCCTTCTTCCTCTGCAAAAAAgtgcaaatgtttttattctcctaTTGAAATTCTTCCCCCAAAACACATCCACAGTAGGTGTTacttacaattacaattaattGGACTCTGACCTTCTTTGGCTTCACACTACAGCACATGAACGTGGTTCTCTGAAGGGGTTGCTGCCTGTGGGGACTCCGACCAGCAGGGCGTCCTTGCCTGCGTTCTGCAGACAGTACTGCTGGAGCTCTGCAGCAGCCTGGGACACCTGGGGGCACAAACGCAGAAAtatacattatactgtatgtatatactTTCTCTTTTACAGGGAGAATGCAAATTTATCACTGTTAATGTG from Thunnus maccoyii chromosome 19, fThuMac1.1, whole genome shotgun sequence includes these protein-coding regions:
- the gng10 gene encoding guanine nucleotide-binding protein G(I)/G(S)/G(O) subunit gamma-10, whose product is MTSNSNLSNMRRLVEQLKLEASVERIKVSQAAAELQQYCLQNAGKDALLVGVPTGSNPFREPRSCAVV